A genomic window from Chitinophaga pollutisoli includes:
- the xylA gene encoding xylose isomerase, translated as MQIITGNKTYFPTVGAVKYEGPKSDNPFAYKWYDENATINGKTLRELFKFAVSYWHTFCGTGGDPFGPGTKEFPWLASNDAIQSAKDKMDAAFEFITKLGVPYYCFHDIDLIDEGASIAEYEKRMQAIVDYAKEKQKASGVKLLWGTANVFSNPRYMNGASTNPDFSVVAYAGTQVKNSLDATIALGGENYVFWGGREGYMTLLNTDMKRELDHLGRFLGMARDYARKQGFKGTFFIEPKPCEPTKHQYDYDSATVIGFLREYGLDKDFKLNIEVNHATLAGHTFQHELQVAADAGMLGSIDANRGDYQNGWDTDQFPMNLNELVETMLVILEAGGFAGGGVNFDAKARRNSTDLEDIFHAHIGGMDAFARAAFVADRMLRESPYRQFRKDRYASFDSGKGLEFESGKLTLEDLRAFAIANGEPKQTSGRQEWLENIINQYI; from the coding sequence ATGCAGATCATCACAGGTAACAAAACGTACTTCCCGACAGTGGGCGCCGTGAAATATGAAGGCCCCAAATCCGACAATCCTTTTGCGTACAAATGGTACGACGAGAATGCGACCATCAACGGCAAAACGCTCCGCGAGCTGTTCAAGTTCGCCGTGAGCTACTGGCATACCTTCTGCGGCACCGGCGGCGATCCCTTCGGTCCCGGCACCAAGGAATTTCCCTGGCTGGCTTCCAACGATGCTATCCAGTCGGCCAAGGATAAAATGGACGCCGCGTTCGAGTTCATCACCAAGCTCGGCGTTCCTTATTATTGCTTCCACGACATCGACCTGATCGACGAAGGCGCTTCCATCGCCGAATACGAAAAGCGCATGCAGGCCATCGTGGATTACGCGAAGGAAAAACAAAAAGCCAGCGGCGTGAAGCTCCTCTGGGGCACCGCCAACGTTTTCAGCAACCCGCGGTACATGAACGGCGCTTCCACCAACCCGGACTTCTCCGTGGTGGCTTATGCCGGTACGCAGGTGAAAAACTCCCTCGACGCTACGATCGCCCTCGGCGGCGAAAACTACGTGTTCTGGGGCGGCCGCGAAGGTTACATGACCCTGCTGAACACCGATATGAAACGCGAGCTCGACCACCTCGGCCGCTTCCTCGGCATGGCCCGCGATTACGCGCGGAAACAGGGTTTCAAGGGTACTTTCTTCATCGAGCCCAAACCTTGTGAGCCTACCAAGCACCAATACGACTACGATAGCGCCACCGTGATCGGGTTCCTTCGCGAATACGGTCTCGATAAGGACTTTAAACTCAACATCGAAGTCAACCACGCCACCCTCGCGGGCCACACCTTCCAGCATGAGCTGCAGGTAGCGGCAGACGCGGGCATGCTGGGCAGCATCGACGCCAACCGCGGCGATTACCAGAACGGCTGGGACACCGATCAGTTCCCCATGAACCTCAACGAGCTGGTGGAAACCATGCTGGTGATCCTCGAAGCCGGCGGTTTCGCAGGCGGCGGTGTGAACTTCGACGCCAAAGCCCGTCGCAATTCCACCGACCTCGAAGATATTTTCCATGCGCATATCGGCGGGATGGACGCTTTCGCACGCGCGGCTTTCGTAGCTGACCGCATGCTCCGCGAATCTCCTTACCGCCAGTTCCGCAAAGACCGCTACGCTTCTTTCGACTCCGGCAAAGGACTGGAATTCGAAAGCGGCAAGCTGACGCTGGAAGACCTCCGCGCATTCGCCATCGCCAACGGAGAACCGAAGCAAACGAGCGGCCGCCAGGAATGGCTGGAAAATATCATCAACCAGTACATTTAG
- a CDS encoding aldose 1-epimerase: MAFSITHKEENGFSIIALQDDAGAEVQIIPGFGALLHAFRVPHGSGHINIIDSYQSDTDLHAGVTGSFKSVKLSPFACRIKDGAYNWKGTDYTIRKSPIHGLLFDQAFTLIKEEATDSFAEISLEHHYAGDDPGYPFPYRCEVQYRLLPEQMLQVTTAVFNLHNAPVPMMDGWHPYFTTGTPVDRLELQFSSTSIVEFDEKLIPTGKVLPYSEFAHGKSMNGVSLDNSFLLDFAAAQPLCTLTDPEKNIRIAFYPDKSYPILQVYTPPHRNSIAIENLTGAPNAFNNGIGLVTVEPGHSAIFQTAIQVNGA; this comes from the coding sequence ATGGCATTCAGTATTACGCATAAAGAAGAGAACGGCTTTTCCATCATCGCGCTGCAAGACGACGCAGGCGCGGAAGTACAGATCATTCCAGGATTTGGCGCCCTGCTGCATGCTTTCCGCGTGCCGCACGGAAGCGGACATATCAATATCATCGACAGCTACCAAAGCGATACCGACCTGCACGCAGGGGTAACGGGCAGTTTCAAAAGCGTGAAGCTGAGCCCATTCGCCTGCCGCATCAAGGATGGCGCTTATAACTGGAAGGGAACGGATTACACCATCCGCAAATCCCCCATCCACGGGCTGCTTTTCGATCAGGCTTTCACGCTCATCAAAGAAGAAGCGACCGACAGCTTCGCCGAAATATCCCTGGAGCATCACTACGCCGGCGACGACCCCGGGTATCCGTTCCCTTACCGTTGCGAGGTGCAATACCGCCTGCTGCCTGAGCAAATGCTCCAGGTAACCACGGCCGTTTTCAACCTGCACAACGCGCCGGTACCCATGATGGACGGATGGCACCCGTATTTTACCACGGGCACGCCGGTAGACCGGCTGGAACTGCAATTCAGCAGCACCAGCATCGTGGAATTCGACGAAAAACTGATCCCCACCGGGAAAGTGCTGCCTTACAGCGAATTCGCGCATGGAAAAAGCATGAATGGCGTGAGCCTGGATAATTCCTTTTTGCTGGATTTTGCCGCCGCACAGCCGCTTTGCACGCTGACCGACCCGGAGAAAAACATCCGGATCGCGTTCTATCCCGATAAAAGCTATCCGATCCTGCAGGTATATACACCGCCACACCGGAACAGCATCGCCATCGAGAACCTGACCGGCGCCCCGAACGCCTTCAATAACGGCATCGGACTGGTGACGGTGGAGCCGGGGCACAGCGCGATTTTCCAAACGGCGATCCAGGTAAACGGGGCCTGA
- a CDS encoding general stress protein CsbD — protein sequence MDILMIKDRWSEIKAKLKQLFADLTETDLTYEQGKDDRLIRQIQIKLGITRDEVISIIRSL from the coding sequence ATGGACATCCTGATGATCAAGGACCGGTGGAGCGAGATCAAGGCGAAACTGAAGCAGCTGTTCGCCGATTTGACGGAGACGGATCTTACCTATGAGCAGGGGAAAGACGACCGTCTCATCCGCCAGATTCAGATTAAACTCGGTATAACCAGGGACGAGGTGATATCCATTATCCGTTCTCTGTAA
- a CDS encoding trypsin-like peptidase domain-containing protein, whose protein sequence is MGYPRDEIVFGMGYISAQTGFNGDTLAYQVSIPVNPGNSGAPLLDMNGELIGIITGRQSTSEGIAFAVKSGHLKRLLEELPKEKFNRKDLRQKNQLLGLPRVEQARKLEEFVYMVKVYN, encoded by the coding sequence ATGGGCTACCCCCGCGACGAGATCGTTTTCGGCATGGGCTACATTAGCGCGCAAACCGGTTTCAACGGCGATACCCTGGCCTACCAGGTGTCCATCCCCGTGAACCCCGGCAACTCCGGCGCCCCCTTGCTCGATATGAACGGCGAGCTCATCGGCATCATCACCGGCCGCCAATCCACCTCCGAAGGCATCGCCTTCGCCGTGAAATCCGGCCACCTGAAAAGATTACTCGAAGAATTACCGAAAGAGAAATTCAACCGCAAAGACCTCAGACAGAAGAACCAGCTGCTGGGCCTCCCCCGCGTGGAGCAGGCACGCAAACTGGAAGAATTCGTATATATGGTGAAAGTGTACAACTAA
- a CDS encoding trypsin-like peptidase domain-containing protein, producing the protein MNELHKIQEIERYLDGEMTAREKEAFESLLRRTPELQREVSDHEAFLSQLRAHGARQSLRARMNAIHPQAAAATAQLQPAQQAPVVPMTSRRRTWYSVAAAASIALVTSLATMAIMQRSAKNSYTAKYEDVRRVLNNIQRSQNALIRDINNKNAGPVNPGTYGGTCFAISRNGYMVTNYHVIAGADSIYLQNHKGEAFKAVSVFEDVSSDLAVLRVADSAFRSAPLPYTLKKTPPASGRKCSPWATPATRSFSAWATLARKPVSTAIPWPTRCPSP; encoded by the coding sequence ATGAACGAATTACATAAAATACAGGAAATAGAACGCTACCTGGACGGTGAAATGACCGCCCGGGAAAAAGAAGCGTTCGAATCCCTCCTGCGCCGGACCCCCGAACTCCAACGGGAAGTATCCGACCACGAGGCGTTCCTCTCCCAGCTCAGGGCCCACGGCGCCCGCCAAAGCCTCCGCGCCCGGATGAACGCCATCCACCCGCAGGCCGCCGCTGCTACCGCGCAACTCCAGCCGGCTCAGCAAGCCCCCGTAGTACCCATGACCAGCCGCCGCCGCACCTGGTACTCCGTTGCCGCCGCCGCATCCATCGCCCTGGTTACCTCCCTGGCTACCATGGCCATCATGCAGCGCTCCGCCAAAAACTCCTATACCGCCAAGTATGAAGACGTACGCCGCGTGCTGAACAACATCCAGCGCTCGCAAAACGCCCTCATCCGCGATATCAATAATAAAAACGCCGGCCCCGTCAACCCCGGCACCTATGGCGGCACCTGCTTCGCCATCTCCCGCAACGGCTATATGGTCACCAATTACCACGTGATCGCCGGGGCAGACTCCATCTATCTGCAAAACCACAAAGGGGAAGCCTTCAAAGCCGTCAGCGTATTCGAAGACGTATCCAGCGACCTGGCCGTTCTCCGTGTGGCAGACAGCGCCTTCCGCTCCGCCCCGCTCCCTTATACGCTCAAAAAGACCCCTCCCGCCTCGGGCAGGAAGTGTTCTCCATGGGCTACCCCCGCGACGAGATCGTTTTCGGCATGGGCTACATTAGCGCGCAAACCGGTTTCAACGGCGATACCCTGGCCTACCAGGTGTCCATCCCCGTGA
- a CDS encoding sigma-70 family RNA polymerase sigma factor, whose protein sequence is MNHLLHIEKDQELLHRLAANDDKALEIIYLEHYPMIERMILQHNGSADDAKDIFQESMIVLYEKAKEGNFVLSSRLKTFLYAVCRRMWLKKLQSGPYNSPLPEDVEESPDAADALETHLEKDAQFRQMEAAMGKIGEPCKTILEEYYIHRRSMQEIAGQFGYTNAENAKNQKYKCLMRLKKLFFAN, encoded by the coding sequence GTGAATCATCTTTTGCACATAGAAAAGGATCAGGAATTACTGCACAGATTAGCCGCTAACGACGATAAAGCTCTGGAAATCATTTATTTGGAGCATTATCCGATGATAGAACGGATGATTTTGCAGCACAATGGGTCGGCGGACGATGCCAAAGACATCTTCCAGGAATCGATGATAGTCTTATATGAGAAGGCAAAAGAAGGGAATTTTGTACTCTCTTCCCGGTTAAAAACCTTCCTCTACGCCGTTTGCCGGCGGATGTGGCTCAAAAAGCTCCAGAGCGGGCCTTACAACAGCCCCCTCCCGGAAGACGTGGAAGAATCCCCCGACGCGGCCGACGCCCTGGAAACGCACCTCGAGAAAGACGCGCAGTTCCGGCAAATGGAAGCCGCCATGGGGAAGATCGGGGAGCCCTGCAAAACCATCCTGGAGGAATATTACATCCACCGCCGGAGCATGCAGGAAATCGCCGGTCAGTTCGGGTATACCAATGCTGAGAACGCCAAGAACCAGAAGTACAAATGCCTTATGCGGCTGAAGAAACTATTTTTTGCGAACTAA
- a CDS encoding prephenate dehydratase, translating into MRIAIQGFEGCFHQIAAQNYFGKQTEIEACASFSELVRKVKNAEAGVDGGMMAIENSIAGSILPNYSLLKNSGLHIVGELYLQINQNLMVMPGQTIDDIREVHSHPMALLQCMDFLAKYPHIKLVETEDTALSAKHVSQKKLKSTAAIAGQLAADIFGLEVIGRNIHTAKNNYTRFLAISRNGVATPGDANKSSVYFQTSNERGSLARVLTMIAQEGINLSKIQSFPIPAKEWHYYFHADMEFDSPEHFQQALDKIAPLTEQLTVLGIYKKGNTHT; encoded by the coding sequence ATGCGCATCGCGATCCAGGGATTTGAAGGATGTTTCCACCAGATAGCCGCCCAGAATTACTTCGGCAAACAAACTGAAATCGAGGCCTGTGCCTCCTTCTCCGAGCTCGTCAGAAAGGTGAAAAACGCCGAAGCCGGGGTAGACGGCGGCATGATGGCCATCGAAAACTCCATCGCCGGCAGCATCCTGCCCAACTATTCCCTCCTCAAAAACTCCGGCCTTCACATCGTAGGCGAACTGTACCTGCAGATCAACCAAAACCTCATGGTGATGCCCGGGCAAACGATCGACGATATCCGCGAAGTGCACTCGCACCCCATGGCGCTGCTGCAATGCATGGACTTCCTCGCCAAATACCCCCACATCAAACTCGTGGAAACGGAAGATACCGCCCTCAGCGCCAAACATGTGAGCCAGAAAAAACTGAAATCCACCGCCGCCATCGCCGGCCAGCTCGCCGCCGATATCTTCGGCCTCGAGGTGATCGGGCGCAACATCCACACGGCTAAAAATAACTATACCCGCTTCCTGGCCATTTCCCGGAACGGCGTAGCCACCCCCGGGGATGCTAACAAATCTTCCGTATATTTCCAGACTTCCAACGAACGGGGAAGCCTTGCCCGCGTGCTCACCATGATCGCGCAGGAAGGCATCAACCTGAGCAAAATCCAGAGTTTTCCGATCCCCGCGAAGGAATGGCATTATTACTTCCACGCCGACATGGAATTCGACTCCCCGGAGCATTTCCAGCAGGCGCTCGATAAAATCGCACCCCTTACCGAGCAGCTGACCGTGCTGGGGATTTACAAAAAAGGCAATACGCATACCTGA
- a CDS encoding aminotransferase class I/II-fold pyridoxal phosphate-dependent enzyme — translation MQPTVAKRLQHTEEYYFSRKLREIDDMNKAGASVINLGIGSPDLPPHPSVTAALTAHAAKPDTHAYQGYKGIPALRNAMAAWYGRFYGVALNPDTEVLPLIGSKEGIMHICMTFLQEGDEALIPDPGYPTYRSAVQLSGATPVTYTLSADNGWQPDLAALEQRDLSNVKLMWVNYPHMPTGSQALAGTFEKLVAFAAKHNILLCHDNPYSFILNDAPASLMATPGAMDVALELNSLSKSGNMAGWRVGMLVGKAAFLNDVLRFKSNMDSGMFQPVQMAAVAALELGKDWYDGLNTIYRGRRNKVFELLDLIGCTYDRSQVGMFVWAQIPAGYADGFAVSDEVLQQAHVFITPGGIFGENGKGYIRVSLCRDEQVFAEAIDRVRTNIVERKKALV, via the coding sequence ATGCAACCTACCGTAGCCAAAAGATTGCAGCACACCGAGGAGTACTATTTTTCACGGAAACTCCGGGAGATCGACGACATGAACAAAGCCGGCGCCAGCGTGATCAACCTCGGCATCGGCAGCCCCGATCTTCCCCCGCATCCCTCCGTGACCGCCGCCCTTACCGCGCATGCGGCCAAACCTGACACCCATGCCTACCAGGGCTATAAAGGCATCCCCGCCCTGCGGAACGCCATGGCGGCATGGTATGGCCGGTTCTACGGCGTTGCCCTCAACCCGGACACCGAGGTGCTCCCCCTCATCGGCTCCAAAGAAGGCATCATGCACATCTGCATGACCTTCCTCCAGGAAGGCGATGAAGCCCTCATCCCAGATCCCGGCTACCCTACCTACCGCTCCGCCGTGCAGCTCTCCGGCGCCACGCCCGTGACCTACACGCTCAGCGCAGACAACGGCTGGCAGCCCGACCTCGCCGCCCTGGAACAGCGCGACCTTTCCAACGTCAAACTGATGTGGGTGAATTACCCCCACATGCCCACCGGCTCCCAGGCGCTCGCCGGCACTTTCGAAAAACTCGTGGCTTTCGCCGCCAAACATAATATCCTGCTGTGCCACGACAATCCGTACAGCTTCATCCTCAACGACGCGCCCGCCAGCCTCATGGCTACCCCCGGCGCGATGGACGTGGCCCTGGAGCTGAACAGCCTCAGCAAATCCGGCAACATGGCCGGATGGCGCGTGGGCATGCTCGTGGGTAAAGCCGCCTTCCTCAACGATGTGCTGCGCTTTAAATCCAATATGGACTCCGGCATGTTCCAGCCCGTACAAATGGCCGCCGTGGCTGCGCTGGAACTGGGGAAGGACTGGTACGACGGTTTAAACACCATCTACCGCGGCCGCCGCAATAAAGTATTCGAACTGCTCGACCTGATCGGTTGCACCTACGACCGCAGCCAGGTAGGCATGTTCGTGTGGGCGCAGATCCCCGCGGGGTATGCAGACGGTTTTGCCGTGAGCGACGAAGTGCTGCAACAGGCGCACGTCTTTATCACCCCCGGCGGTATTTTCGGAGAAAACGGCAAGGGCTACATCCGCGTGAGCCTCTGCCGCGACGAGCAGGTGTTCGCCGAAGCCATCGACCGGGTGCGGACAAACATTGTAGAACGTAAAAAAGCCCTCGTATGA
- a CDS encoding prephenate dehydrogenase, whose product MIAAVVGVGLIGGSLALSLKERGVANWIIGVDNNTVNLAKAQELGIIDEGSTLDDAMKRSDLVVLAIPVDAMLGTVSDILGKAREGQVIMDVGSTKHKLLQLVAGHPNRGRFVAAHPMAGTEYSGPEAAVKGLFTGKTMVLCDVKNSDEDALELVEAMVDKLNMRIVYMNGEEHDLHTAYVSHISHITSFALALTVLKKEKEQGRIFELASGGFESTVRLAKSSPDMWVPIFKHNRNNVLDVLDEHIRQLEQMKELLQSEDYETFYKLIQKSNKIRKILK is encoded by the coding sequence ATGATAGCAGCTGTAGTAGGCGTTGGCCTGATCGGCGGCTCCCTGGCGCTGAGCCTCAAAGAGCGCGGCGTGGCCAACTGGATCATCGGGGTGGATAATAATACCGTCAACCTCGCCAAAGCGCAGGAACTGGGTATTATCGACGAAGGTTCCACGCTGGACGACGCCATGAAGCGGTCTGACCTGGTGGTGCTCGCCATTCCGGTAGACGCGATGCTGGGCACGGTGTCCGATATCCTGGGCAAAGCCCGCGAAGGACAGGTCATTATGGACGTAGGGTCCACCAAACATAAATTATTGCAACTCGTTGCCGGTCATCCCAACCGGGGGCGCTTCGTAGCTGCCCACCCGATGGCCGGCACCGAGTATTCCGGGCCCGAGGCTGCGGTCAAAGGGCTTTTCACGGGTAAGACCATGGTGCTCTGCGATGTCAAGAACAGCGACGAAGACGCGCTGGAGCTGGTGGAAGCGATGGTTGACAAGCTGAACATGCGCATCGTGTACATGAACGGCGAGGAGCACGATTTGCACACGGCTTACGTGTCGCACATTTCGCACATCACTTCCTTTGCGCTGGCGCTGACGGTATTAAAGAAGGAAAAAGAGCAGGGCCGGATTTTCGAGCTGGCCAGCGGGGGCTTCGAGTCTACCGTGCGCCTCGCCAAAAGCTCGCCCGATATGTGGGTGCCCATCTTCAAGCATAACCGCAACAACGTGCTGGACGTGCTCGACGAGCATATCCGCCAATTGGAGCAGATGAAAGAATTGTTGCAGTCGGAGGACTACGAAACGTTCTACAAGCTCATCCAGAAGAGCAATAAAATCAGGAAAATTCTTAAGTAA
- a CDS encoding chorismate mutase yields MEQILAKTKFADPASDKKPLIISGPCSAETEEQVLATALALAKTGKVDVLRAGIWKPRTRPGSFEGIGTKGLPWLQKARDLTGMPLTVEVATAKQVEDALHFGVDILWIGARTTVNPFSVQDVADALKGVDVPVLIKNPINPDLELWIGAVERIQKAGIKKVGLIHRGFSSYGNTEYRNAPMWHLAIELKRRHPELPMICDPSHISGRRDILQAVAQEAIDLDYDGLMLETHVDPDNAWSDAKQQITPEKFGEMLDNITWKHERSENKEFNTALEKLRNQINGIDDEILLLLGNRMKIAEKIGQYKKENNITILQTNRWNEILERAIRAGEKLGLSKEFILKYFDAVHLESINRQNKVMND; encoded by the coding sequence ATGGAACAGATCTTAGCAAAAACGAAATTCGCCGATCCGGCTTCTGACAAGAAACCGCTGATCATTTCCGGGCCTTGCTCGGCTGAAACAGAAGAACAAGTGCTGGCAACGGCGCTCGCGCTGGCCAAAACCGGCAAGGTAGACGTACTGCGCGCCGGCATCTGGAAGCCCCGTACCCGTCCGGGTTCTTTCGAGGGCATCGGCACCAAGGGATTGCCCTGGTTGCAGAAAGCGCGTGACCTCACCGGCATGCCATTGACCGTAGAAGTGGCTACCGCCAAGCAGGTGGAAGATGCGCTGCACTTCGGTGTGGACATCCTCTGGATCGGCGCACGCACTACCGTAAACCCTTTCTCCGTACAGGATGTAGCCGATGCGCTGAAGGGCGTGGACGTTCCCGTGCTGATCAAAAACCCGATCAATCCCGATCTGGAACTCTGGATCGGCGCTGTTGAGCGTATCCAGAAAGCCGGCATCAAGAAAGTGGGCCTTATCCACCGCGGCTTCTCCAGCTACGGCAACACCGAATACCGCAACGCGCCCATGTGGCACCTGGCGATCGAACTGAAACGCCGCCATCCCGAATTACCGATGATCTGCGACCCGAGCCACATCAGCGGCCGCCGCGATATCCTGCAGGCCGTGGCCCAGGAAGCCATCGACCTGGATTACGACGGCCTCATGCTCGAAACGCACGTGGACCCCGATAACGCCTGGAGCGATGCCAAACAGCAGATCACGCCCGAGAAATTCGGCGAAATGCTCGACAACATCACCTGGAAGCACGAGCGTTCCGAGAACAAGGAATTCAACACCGCGCTGGAAAAACTCCGCAACCAGATCAACGGCATCGACGACGAAATCCTGCTGCTGCTCGGCAACCGCATGAAAATCGCAGAGAAGATCGGTCAATACAAAAAAGAAAACAACATCACCATCCTCCAGACCAACCGCTGGAACGAGATCCTCGAACGCGCCATCCGCGCAGGCGAGAAACTGGGCCTCAGCAAGGAATTCATTCTGAAATACTTCGACGCGGTTCACCTCGAATCCATCAACCGTCAGAACAAAGTGATGAACGACTAA
- the aroB gene encoding 3-dehydroquinate synthase, which translates to MIQQSHRFQQSSCDYYLGGSLANLGDYADRTRSVLLVDENVDKHYGHLFTNWKKLVVPDGEEHKTMEVMEQIIDGLIELEADRKTMLIGVGGGMLTDVTGFAASIYMRGIPFAFVPTTLLAQVDASIGGKNGVSHGMHKNMLGTIRQPNFILFDYSLPATMPEGEWCNGFAEIIKYACIYDEELFNYLEANKEKALARDVAVLEFLVQRSVEIKTKFVLEDEFESGVRRWLNFGHTLGHAVEKIENIAHGKAVAIGMVAAAKISEKYNQLPPEQTNRLIRLINDYRLPVTLESDKEAVFNIFRLDKKREKDHIHFVLLNRIGEATTKPILLDELKQILQEI; encoded by the coding sequence ATGATACAACAATCTCACCGTTTCCAGCAATCCAGCTGCGATTATTACCTGGGCGGAAGCCTCGCCAACCTTGGGGACTATGCCGACAGAACGCGCTCTGTACTGCTGGTAGACGAAAATGTGGACAAACATTACGGGCATCTTTTCACCAACTGGAAAAAGCTGGTGGTGCCCGACGGGGAAGAGCATAAGACGATGGAGGTGATGGAACAGATTATAGACGGGCTGATCGAACTGGAGGCGGACCGCAAGACGATGCTTATCGGCGTCGGCGGCGGTATGCTGACGGACGTCACGGGTTTTGCCGCCAGCATTTACATGCGCGGCATACCATTCGCTTTCGTTCCCACTACGCTGCTCGCGCAGGTAGACGCATCCATCGGCGGCAAGAACGGCGTGAGCCACGGCATGCATAAAAACATGCTGGGCACCATCCGCCAGCCGAATTTCATCCTGTTCGACTATTCGCTGCCGGCCACAATGCCAGAAGGGGAGTGGTGCAACGGTTTCGCGGAGATCATCAAATACGCATGCATCTACGACGAAGAACTGTTCAATTACCTGGAAGCGAATAAGGAGAAGGCTTTGGCCAGGGATGTAGCCGTGCTGGAATTCCTCGTGCAGCGGTCCGTAGAGATTAAAACGAAGTTTGTACTGGAAGACGAGTTCGAGAGCGGTGTCCGCCGCTGGCTGAATTTCGGGCATACGCTCGGCCATGCCGTAGAAAAAATAGAGAACATCGCCCACGGTAAAGCAGTGGCCATCGGGATGGTAGCAGCCGCTAAGATCTCCGAAAAATATAACCAGCTGCCACCCGAACAAACCAACCGCCTTATCCGTTTGATCAACGACTACCGCCTGCCGGTGACGCTCGAATCAGACAAAGAAGCGGTGTTCAACATTTTCCGGCTGGACAAGAAGCGTGAAAAAGACCACATTCATTTCGTGCTCCTCAACAGGATCGGCGAGGCAACCACCAAGCCGATCCTGCTCGATGAGCTGAAGCAGATATTACAAGAAATATAG